A window of the Tunturibacter empetritectus genome harbors these coding sequences:
- a CDS encoding TolC family protein, with amino-acid sequence MNVVSLTAALVLATAFSASGQTPMASTPTSLSQLLAEAGANNPQISAADHGARAARQVAPQMTTLPDPKLTYQQLSVGSPKPFAGYTNSDFAYIGVGASQELPYPGKLQARGAVAERDADTKVAEVEVTKTNIADSVKADYLQLAYLQQTLGILRQNEAVLDQLIQDATAHYQVGQGIQQDVLQAQMNRTKIVKEITMHHQQMGQIQAHLKGLLNRDQGSPDIATEDLVETPLNRSSDELLAMVKQNNPQIQVDASSIRKQDAQLASAKREGKPDFEVGYIYQNTDRKYRDYYMFTFDVRFPRKTRVNAEIAEATEKRSESQQTLNAHLQQQLAEVKGGYVKATSDAELLKEYREGLIPQSDAAYRATLNAYAFNREQFIHVLSYFTDLLSLRLEYAQTLVDHEAALAHLESLTGATLR; translated from the coding sequence ATGAACGTGGTCTCTTTGACTGCCGCGCTCGTGCTGGCCACTGCATTTTCTGCCTCTGGGCAGACGCCGATGGCGAGTACACCCACATCCTTGTCCCAGCTTTTAGCTGAGGCCGGGGCAAACAACCCACAGATTTCCGCAGCCGATCACGGCGCACGAGCCGCGAGGCAAGTGGCGCCGCAGATGACTACGCTGCCTGATCCCAAATTGACCTACCAGCAGTTGAGTGTGGGTAGTCCGAAGCCGTTTGCCGGATACACCAACAGCGATTTTGCCTACATCGGCGTTGGCGCATCGCAGGAACTGCCCTATCCCGGGAAGTTGCAAGCGCGCGGGGCAGTAGCCGAACGTGATGCCGATACAAAGGTGGCCGAAGTTGAAGTCACGAAAACCAACATTGCCGATTCGGTGAAAGCCGACTATCTCCAACTGGCGTATCTGCAACAGACGCTCGGCATCCTGCGGCAAAACGAAGCCGTTCTCGACCAACTCATTCAGGATGCAACGGCCCACTATCAGGTTGGACAGGGGATTCAGCAGGATGTCCTGCAGGCGCAGATGAATCGAACAAAGATCGTGAAAGAGATAACGATGCACCATCAGCAAATGGGGCAGATACAGGCTCATCTCAAAGGACTGCTCAATCGAGATCAGGGATCGCCGGACATTGCTACGGAAGACTTGGTCGAGACTCCACTCAACCGCTCCTCCGACGAGCTGCTCGCGATGGTCAAGCAAAACAACCCTCAGATTCAGGTCGATGCGAGTTCCATTCGGAAGCAGGACGCGCAGTTGGCCTCCGCGAAGCGTGAAGGAAAGCCGGACTTTGAAGTTGGTTATATCTACCAAAACACCGACCGCAAGTATCGGGACTATTACATGTTCACCTTCGATGTGCGCTTCCCGCGCAAAACGCGGGTGAATGCGGAGATCGCAGAGGCCACGGAGAAGCGCTCAGAATCACAACAAACACTCAATGCACATCTGCAACAGCAACTCGCTGAAGTGAAGGGAGGGTATGTCAAAGCTACGAGCGATGCGGAGCTGCTAAAGGAATATCGGGAAGGTCTCATCCCACAATCAGATGCAGCGTACCGGGCCACACTAAACGCTTATGCGTTCAATCGTGAGCAATTCATTCACGTTCTCTCGTACTTCACCGACCTTCTGAGTCTGAGGCTCGAATACGCGCAGACCCTCGTGGATCACGAAGCTGCTTTGGCCCACCTCGAATCTCTAACAGGAGCGACACTGCGATGA
- a CDS encoding efflux RND transporter periplasmic adaptor subunit yields MNKYVLRTSLVWIAVLAVVAGVWAYRFHQANQPAAMKTSMSGDMQPVASGPPASVDDPKPSMPDMKMDAQLVPVQLTPERMQSIGVQTGTVEYKQLSDDIRTTGTVDIDERLISCVQVRFPGYIRKVFANATYQYVRKGEPLFTIYSPDLVATQQEYLLARRNQKTMSASTIDGVADGAATLSSAAEQRLQQWDIPESEIAKLKETDKPVTDLTINSPVEGYITERNALPNMYAEPSTKLYTVADLSRVWVYAQVFQDDIGRIRPNNTAQITVDSYPGRTFSGQIEAILPQVDMATRTVRVRLAMTNPGLKLKPGMFVNVDLKTNLGHQLIVPASAVFQSGTRQLIFLNHGNGSLEPKEITIGPRVGDDFVVLKGLKAHESIVTSASFLIDSESQLQAAAGSFVPPAPGAGGNFSTVNAPAAAQANIDFTTDPNPPQKGSNVFRVKLTGADGKPATRADVTVTFYMSGMPAMGMAAMNTTTKLIEKGNGMYQGSGSLDSGGTWQATISAKKNGQTIATKQLRVNATGGM; encoded by the coding sequence ATGAACAAATATGTCTTGAGAACGTCACTCGTCTGGATCGCCGTCCTCGCAGTTGTCGCTGGAGTTTGGGCATACCGTTTCCATCAGGCGAACCAGCCAGCAGCAATGAAGACGTCGATGTCCGGCGATATGCAGCCAGTAGCCTCTGGTCCGCCTGCTAGTGTGGATGATCCAAAGCCATCCATGCCAGATATGAAGATGGATGCTCAGCTTGTTCCAGTCCAACTCACACCCGAGAGGATGCAGAGTATCGGCGTGCAGACTGGCACAGTCGAATACAAACAATTGAGCGACGATATACGCACGACCGGCACGGTAGACATCGATGAGCGTCTGATCTCCTGTGTGCAGGTGCGCTTTCCCGGCTACATCCGCAAGGTGTTTGCCAATGCCACGTATCAATATGTGAGAAAAGGTGAGCCGCTCTTCACTATCTACAGCCCTGACCTTGTGGCGACACAACAAGAGTATCTGCTGGCACGGCGGAACCAGAAGACCATGAGCGCAAGCACCATTGATGGTGTAGCTGATGGCGCGGCCACACTTTCGAGCGCGGCGGAGCAGCGGCTACAGCAGTGGGATATACCCGAAAGCGAGATCGCAAAGCTAAAAGAAACTGACAAACCGGTGACTGACCTCACCATCAACTCTCCGGTTGAGGGATACATCACCGAACGAAATGCCCTGCCCAATATGTACGCCGAGCCTTCGACCAAACTCTATACCGTTGCCGATCTATCTCGCGTGTGGGTGTATGCCCAGGTTTTCCAGGACGACATAGGCCGCATAAGACCCAACAATACTGCGCAGATTACCGTCGATTCGTATCCGGGCCGCACCTTCTCCGGTCAGATCGAAGCGATTCTGCCGCAAGTGGATATGGCAACACGCACCGTTCGTGTGCGGCTAGCGATGACAAATCCGGGACTCAAACTGAAACCGGGTATGTTCGTGAACGTCGATCTGAAAACAAACCTGGGACATCAACTAATTGTCCCTGCGTCGGCCGTCTTTCAATCCGGTACACGACAACTGATTTTCCTCAATCACGGCAATGGCAGTCTTGAGCCAAAAGAGATCACAATTGGTCCCCGCGTTGGTGATGACTTTGTAGTCCTCAAGGGCCTGAAGGCACACGAATCCATCGTCACATCTGCCAGTTTCCTCATCGACTCAGAAAGCCAGCTACAGGCTGCGGCAGGTTCTTTCGTGCCACCCGCCCCGGGTGCCGGAGGAAATTTTTCAACGGTGAATGCACCAGCTGCTGCACAAGCAAATATCGACTTCACCACCGATCCCAACCCGCCGCAAAAGGGCAGCAACGTCTTTCGAGTAAAACTCACAGGCGCAGATGGAAAACCTGCCACCAGAGCTGACGTTACAGTCACGTTCTATATGTCTGGTATGCCGGCGATGGGAATGGCGGCCATGAACACAACCACCAAGCTCATCGAAAAAGGCAATGGCATGTATCAAGGAAGCGGTTCTCTCGATTCCGGGGGGACATGGCAGGCGACCATCTCCGCTAAGAAAAATGGTCAGACAATCGCAACCAAGCAACTGCGCGTAAACGCGACGGGAGGCATGTGA
- a CDS encoding efflux RND transporter permease subunit: MLSKIIDACARNRFIVFTGVLLLTLAGIWSLQHVPLDALPDISDVQVIVHTGWAGEPPDVIEDQVTYPIVTSLLAAPHVKAVRAQTMLGDSYVYVVFEDGTDLYWARSRVIEYLQQISGRLPENVHPSIGPDATGAGWIYEYAIVDKSGKHSLADLRSLQNWHLRYALETVPGVAEVASIGGFVKQYQVQLDPNKLLAYGIPLSTVIDKVKMSTNEVGGRVLNLSGADYMIRGLGYLRSLDDLATVAVGSKNGTPILIRDLGTVTFGPDIREGVAEWHGDGETVGGIIVMRQGMNALNIINGVKQKLREIAPSLPPGVQIMTGYDRSDLINASIKTLQRDLLEEAAIVSLVIIIFLFHFRSALIAIVALPIAVLMSFIPMYWLGVSSNIMSLGGIALAVGVLVDASIVMVENGYRHLSERQKNDANPVSEPERQSILINSAKQIGPALFFSLIIIVVSFMPVFLLEAQEGRMFRPLAWTKTLAVGSSSILAITLVPVLMVMLIRGRLKPEKANPISRVTQAIYLPILKFCLRHRWLTIVVNLIFLLITFPLASRLGSQFMPALFEGSILYMPTALPGISIEQAKVLLQQQDRILRSFPEVASVFGAVGRSDSATDNAPLDMYDTTLMFKPREQWPAGMTYEKLIQQMDEKLQFPGLSNTWTSPVENRLDMELTGIKTPLGMKVQGPNVDGIQQLASQLQTVISGLPQVRSVFAEKVAQGFYVNVEIKREEAARYGLTIADVQTAVSSGIGGQNIAENIEGRERYPINVRYQRDFRDNVDKMRGVLIGTPSGAQIPLGQVAKISFTRGPVMIRDEDGALTGYIYIDLKNSDYGGFVAEANKLIHSKLALPANYTFQWSGEYELELRAKQRLQLILPIVFFVIFLLLYLVFHSVAEALVLIFPTIYAMSGGLLLQWLLHYNFSVAVAVGYIALFGIAVETGVVMVVYLHEALENKLQSGKALTNADIENAAIEGAVHRLRPKLMTVCAVLASLVPILWESGIGSDVMKPIAAPIVGGMITSTIHVLILVPVFFVMMKERALRKGHLQLRNSGSS; encoded by the coding sequence ATGCTTTCAAAAATCATTGATGCCTGTGCCCGCAATCGCTTTATTGTCTTCACGGGCGTGCTGCTGCTTACACTTGCTGGAATCTGGTCTTTACAGCATGTCCCGCTGGACGCACTGCCGGACATCTCCGATGTGCAGGTGATCGTTCATACGGGTTGGGCAGGCGAGCCGCCCGATGTCATTGAAGATCAGGTAACCTATCCCATCGTTACAAGCCTCCTGGCGGCCCCGCATGTCAAAGCTGTTCGCGCCCAGACCATGCTTGGCGACTCCTACGTCTATGTCGTTTTTGAGGACGGCACGGACCTCTACTGGGCGCGCTCGCGTGTCATCGAATACCTGCAGCAGATCAGCGGGCGCTTGCCAGAGAACGTGCATCCTTCGATCGGCCCTGATGCGACGGGCGCAGGCTGGATCTATGAGTATGCCATCGTCGATAAGAGCGGCAAACACAGTCTGGCAGACCTGCGTAGTTTGCAGAACTGGCATCTGCGGTATGCGCTGGAGACTGTGCCCGGAGTTGCCGAGGTAGCCAGCATCGGTGGCTTCGTCAAGCAATATCAGGTACAGCTCGACCCGAACAAGCTACTTGCTTATGGCATTCCGCTTTCTACAGTCATCGACAAAGTAAAGATGAGCACGAATGAAGTCGGCGGTCGCGTTCTTAACTTGAGCGGTGCCGACTACATGATCCGTGGTCTCGGCTATCTGCGCTCACTGGACGATCTCGCCACGGTTGCCGTCGGCAGCAAAAATGGGACCCCTATCCTGATACGCGATCTGGGAACGGTAACTTTCGGCCCGGATATCCGCGAAGGGGTTGCGGAGTGGCATGGAGATGGAGAAACCGTCGGCGGGATCATCGTCATGCGCCAGGGCATGAACGCGCTCAACATCATCAACGGAGTGAAGCAGAAGCTGCGTGAGATAGCGCCCTCTCTGCCGCCCGGCGTCCAGATCATGACGGGATACGATCGTTCCGATTTGATCAATGCGTCGATTAAAACGTTGCAACGCGATCTGCTCGAAGAAGCAGCCATTGTTAGCCTGGTCATCATCATCTTCCTGTTTCATTTCCGTTCGGCGCTTATCGCCATCGTCGCCCTGCCTATCGCGGTGCTAATGTCTTTTATCCCGATGTATTGGCTGGGAGTGAGTTCAAACATCATGTCGCTGGGCGGCATCGCGTTGGCAGTTGGAGTGCTGGTCGATGCGTCCATTGTGATGGTCGAAAATGGCTATCGCCATCTGTCGGAACGGCAGAAAAACGATGCCAACCCGGTATCGGAGCCAGAGCGGCAGAGCATTCTTATCAATTCGGCCAAGCAGATTGGTCCGGCACTCTTCTTTTCACTGATTATCATCGTCGTTTCCTTCATGCCAGTCTTCCTGCTCGAAGCGCAAGAAGGACGCATGTTTCGTCCGCTGGCATGGACGAAGACTCTTGCAGTGGGTTCTTCCTCCATCCTTGCCATCACCCTTGTGCCGGTTCTGATGGTGATGCTGATTCGAGGGCGGCTCAAGCCGGAAAAGGCGAATCCGATCTCACGTGTTACGCAGGCGATCTACCTGCCTATCCTGAAATTCTGCCTGCGACACCGCTGGCTCACTATCGTGGTCAACCTCATCTTTCTGCTGATCACATTTCCACTCGCCTCACGTCTGGGCAGCCAGTTCATGCCAGCTCTCTTTGAAGGCTCCATTCTCTACATGCCGACTGCTCTTCCCGGCATCTCCATCGAACAAGCTAAGGTGCTCTTGCAGCAGCAGGACCGCATTCTTCGCAGTTTCCCGGAAGTAGCCAGCGTATTCGGCGCTGTCGGTCGTTCGGACAGTGCAACTGACAATGCGCCGCTCGATATGTATGACACCACGCTCATGTTCAAACCGCGAGAGCAATGGCCCGCTGGGATGACCTACGAAAAGCTCATTCAGCAGATGGATGAGAAGCTCCAGTTTCCTGGACTCTCAAACACCTGGACAAGTCCAGTCGAAAACCGCCTCGATATGGAATTGACCGGCATCAAGACGCCACTCGGCATGAAGGTGCAGGGGCCGAATGTAGATGGCATTCAGCAACTTGCCTCGCAACTTCAGACTGTTATCTCTGGGCTTCCGCAGGTTCGATCTGTCTTTGCTGAGAAGGTCGCGCAGGGTTTCTACGTCAATGTCGAAATCAAACGAGAAGAGGCAGCTCGTTACGGTCTGACGATCGCGGATGTGCAGACTGCTGTTTCATCTGGTATTGGAGGCCAGAATATCGCAGAGAACATTGAGGGTCGAGAACGCTATCCCATCAACGTCCGCTATCAGCGCGACTTCCGCGACAATGTCGACAAGATGCGTGGCGTGCTAATCGGTACGCCATCCGGTGCGCAGATTCCGCTCGGCCAGGTAGCGAAGATTTCGTTCACGCGTGGCCCTGTCATGATTCGGGACGAAGACGGTGCGTTGACGGGATACATCTATATCGACCTCAAAAACTCCGACTATGGCGGCTTCGTCGCAGAGGCAAACAAACTCATTCACAGCAAACTCGCTTTGCCTGCAAACTACACCTTTCAGTGGTCGGGGGAGTATGAACTCGAACTACGTGCGAAGCAGCGATTGCAACTGATCCTTCCGATCGTCTTCTTCGTGATCTTCCTATTGTTGTACCTGGTCTTTCACTCGGTTGCCGAAGCGCTTGTTCTCATCTTCCCGACCATCTATGCGATGAGTGGAGGCTTGCTCCTGCAATGGCTTCTTCACTACAACTTTAGCGTCGCCGTGGCGGTCGGTTATATCGCGCTCTTTGGGATTGCGGTGGAAACCGGCGTAGTCATGGTGGTTTATCTCCATGAGGCACTCGAAAATAAGCTGCAATCTGGCAAGGCGTTGACGAATGCTGACATTGAAAACGCAGCGATTGAAGGTGCCGTCCATCGTCTGAGGCCAAAGCTCATGACAGTCTGCGCTGTACTCGCCAGCCTGGTTCCGATCCTTTGGGAATCTGGTATCGGCTCCGATGTGATGAAGCCGATTGCCGCGCCCATTGTGGGTGGCATGATCACTTCCACCATCCACGTCCTGATTCTGGTGCCCGTCTTCTTCGTCATGATGAAGGAACGCGCATTGCGAAAGGGACATCTGCAGCTACGGAATTCAGGGAGCAGCTAG
- a CDS encoding glycosyltransferase family 39 protein: protein MSSANWDEAHHLYDGYNVWTKHDYRLNAEVPPLVKLTAALPLLPMHLYTPANQGKSQSLEAFLDGRLFVFRNGGDRVLFPARMFCMIFTFLLAALLYVATREMFGDIAALAALALFVFDPNVLAHGTLISTDIGSACFIFGTIYAFYLYTKAPSPARLAIVGLAAGLAMCAKFTGIFVLPMLILLAGAEALLARSSAILWRRLVACAVVLVCAWAVIWAFYGFRYAPAPNGLEISPTLTPYVASMPNKANAEELSLIAKFHLLPESYIWGLANTKKTEWEYTSYFFGKMYRHGPWPYFPAAFLIKSTLPLLILLTLLPFLWFRREDRHIRELYFMLVPVVFYFTLVTMSHMDIGARHLMPIYPFLYSLAGVSIAHALLRNRIWVVAAVMLLLWQVVTSVRVAPAYMAYGNEAWGGPSNVHRYLSDANVDWGQQLKSVKQYLDQNHVTDCWFAYFPDGAVEPSDYDISCKRLPTGSSLWWFKLSMDVPSVIDGTILISDSDLEGIESGDGPLNWFEPFREAKPVGTIQQGVYVYRGRFAVPLMAALVDVRKTGDLAKTGQIDEALNMAQEAVALAPNSAITQLNLADTLALKQRWSEALDHYQRANELARTIRPELEDEDLIPRSTAGIEAARSHLHDP, encoded by the coding sequence ATGTCCTCAGCTAACTGGGACGAGGCGCATCACTTGTACGACGGCTATAACGTCTGGACAAAGCACGACTACAGATTGAACGCCGAAGTCCCGCCACTTGTGAAGCTCACCGCCGCGCTCCCCCTACTCCCAATGCATCTGTACACACCGGCCAATCAAGGGAAGTCTCAGAGTTTGGAAGCCTTCTTGGATGGGAGGTTGTTTGTCTTCCGCAACGGAGGCGACCGTGTCCTGTTCCCGGCGCGCATGTTCTGCATGATCTTTACGTTTTTGCTGGCAGCATTGCTCTACGTCGCTACACGGGAAATGTTCGGTGACATTGCCGCACTGGCCGCGTTGGCGCTGTTTGTCTTCGACCCCAACGTTCTGGCGCATGGCACCCTGATCTCAACTGATATTGGCAGCGCCTGCTTCATCTTTGGAACGATCTACGCATTCTACCTCTATACAAAAGCGCCGAGTCCCGCACGGTTGGCAATCGTCGGTCTGGCGGCCGGGTTGGCCATGTGCGCCAAGTTCACGGGCATCTTCGTGCTGCCCATGCTGATATTACTGGCGGGAGCCGAAGCGCTGCTCGCTCGTAGCTCCGCCATACTCTGGCGACGACTGGTGGCGTGTGCGGTCGTCCTCGTCTGCGCCTGGGCTGTAATCTGGGCGTTCTACGGTTTCCGCTACGCTCCAGCGCCGAATGGACTCGAGATTTCGCCGACGCTGACGCCGTATGTTGCTTCGATGCCTAACAAGGCTAACGCTGAAGAACTTTCCCTCATCGCAAAGTTTCACCTGCTGCCCGAGTCCTATATTTGGGGCCTTGCCAACACGAAGAAGACCGAGTGGGAGTACACAAGCTACTTCTTCGGCAAGATGTACCGCCATGGGCCATGGCCCTACTTTCCGGCTGCCTTTCTGATCAAGTCCACGCTCCCCCTGCTGATTCTACTGACTCTGCTTCCCTTTCTCTGGTTCCGGCGAGAGGATCGACACATACGAGAGCTGTATTTCATGCTTGTCCCGGTGGTCTTTTATTTCACTCTGGTCACAATGTCACATATGGACATCGGCGCACGGCATCTCATGCCGATCTACCCTTTTCTTTATTCTCTTGCGGGGGTGTCGATTGCCCATGCGCTTCTTCGCAATCGTATTTGGGTTGTTGCTGCGGTGATGCTGCTGTTGTGGCAGGTGGTCACATCGGTGCGAGTTGCTCCGGCGTACATGGCCTACGGAAATGAGGCGTGGGGCGGTCCTTCCAATGTGCATCGATACCTGAGCGACGCGAACGTCGACTGGGGGCAGCAACTAAAGTCGGTCAAGCAGTATCTAGACCAAAATCACGTCACCGACTGCTGGTTCGCTTACTTTCCGGATGGTGCAGTCGAGCCTTCCGACTATGACATATCGTGCAAGCGATTGCCGACAGGAAGTTCGCTTTGGTGGTTCAAACTGTCGATGGATGTGCCATCTGTAATTGACGGAACGATTCTTATCAGCGACAGCGATTTGGAGGGAATTGAGTCCGGGGATGGCCCGCTGAACTGGTTCGAGCCATTTCGTGAAGCGAAGCCCGTAGGGACCATTCAGCAAGGCGTGTACGTGTACCGCGGCCGATTTGCCGTACCACTGATGGCGGCTCTGGTGGACGTGCGGAAGACAGGGGACCTTGCGAAGACAGGTCAGATAGATGAGGCACTAAACATGGCGCAGGAAGCAGTTGCCCTTGCGCCGAACTCGGCGATTACGCAACTCAATCTGGCGGATACGCTGGCACTGAAGCAGAGATGGAGCGAGGCATTGGATCACTATCAGCGGGCAAATGAGTTGGCAAGAACCATTCGGCCGGAGCTTGAGGATGAAGACCTAATTCCAAGGAGTACAGCGGGAATAGAAGCAGCCCGAAGCCATCTCCACGACCCATAG
- a CDS encoding transcriptional regulator: protein MSTQTISNDLLEECWITTDAAQLSGGFDREHFEIIHSLTEHPLLQIPELMELADRTKRDRPAGIYYDAGTDIRVDQRWDQMPAKQFSVIETMQRIETCGAWLLFKDVQKDPKYKIFLGSGWEKIKSKIDRDLKSRVLREDALIFVTSPKRVATYHIDRECSFLLQIKGTKTIHVFDRADREVLPEEEIERFWTVDNNAPVYKPQFQARATSYKLRPGNGVHIPVNCPHWVENDDNVSVSLNVNVQFKDTLRANTYRANHALRTLGLTPRPPGQSPAIDYLKSHSVAAAAAAKGALHKLSSLKKPS from the coding sequence ATGTCAACTCAAACCATCTCGAACGACCTTCTTGAAGAGTGCTGGATTACAACCGACGCGGCTCAACTGAGCGGAGGATTTGATCGTGAACACTTCGAGATCATCCATTCGCTTACGGAACATCCGTTATTGCAGATTCCCGAACTTATGGAGTTGGCGGATCGCACGAAAAGGGACAGACCAGCAGGCATCTACTATGATGCGGGCACCGATATCCGGGTCGACCAAAGATGGGATCAGATGCCTGCAAAGCAGTTCTCAGTCATCGAAACGATGCAACGTATCGAGACCTGTGGGGCTTGGCTCTTATTCAAGGACGTTCAGAAAGACCCGAAATACAAGATCTTCTTGGGCAGCGGATGGGAAAAAATTAAATCGAAGATTGATCGGGACTTGAAGTCTCGAGTTCTGCGCGAAGATGCTCTCATCTTTGTCACTTCCCCTAAGCGCGTCGCAACGTACCACATCGATCGAGAGTGCAGCTTCCTGCTCCAGATCAAAGGAACGAAGACAATTCATGTCTTCGATCGCGCGGATCGAGAGGTTCTTCCTGAAGAGGAGATTGAGCGGTTCTGGACGGTGGATAACAATGCGCCTGTCTACAAACCACAATTTCAGGCCCGTGCTACTTCGTATAAATTGCGCCCTGGAAACGGTGTGCATATTCCTGTGAATTGTCCACACTGGGTCGAAAACGACGACAACGTCTCCGTTTCGCTCAATGTCAACGTTCAGTTTAAGGATACTCTTCGAGCAAATACGTACCGCGCAAACCACGCTCTTCGAACGCTTGGACTGACTCCGCGTCCTCCTGGCCAATCTCCTGCGATTGACTACCTCAAATCTCACTCCGTGGCCGCCGCAGCTGCAGCGAAGGGCGCCTTGCATAAGCTGTCTTCCTTGAAAAAACCCTCTTAG
- a CDS encoding alpha/beta hydrolase family protein — protein sequence MRLFEVILIVTLIAAAAAQMAKSGANWSRVFTVLGVLVAIWHVLHEGTHWQMFPVLAGLVLLVAWQLLPATRRAVRYPAMKNLVAIACALLSVTTFGLLLIVPMFTLPKPTGPYPVGTRILYLKDSSRTEDKAEKPGTARELVVQLWYPADPSNNHLAAYERRSETIPLTSYRSVLWTNSREDAPVATQGGPFHVLLFNHGWAGRRTLNTFLTEDLASHGYVVASIDHTYNASRVELPGDRIVDDTDGSSLLDTNLHSVSEITETWNKELSKWVADEVFVLNTLQSDNLDQASPWYGRLDTHRAGALGHSFGGAAAVQMCSVDARIQSAINMDGWTFGDLRQRAANQPTMFLYGIAGNSPSPPPNSATMGRAERAEAELDATDRNEVDTSLRQFGGYKVSINNTAHMDFTDHPLVSPWRRWTQPDHISPSRIETIVRAYVLAFFDQTIRETKPALLESGTSSPFRGVKIEHWSSESKAASVETALKPPLPK from the coding sequence ATGCGACTATTTGAAGTCATTTTAATTGTCACCTTGATTGCTGCCGCGGCGGCGCAGATGGCAAAATCCGGCGCAAACTGGTCGAGAGTCTTTACGGTGCTCGGAGTACTCGTCGCAATCTGGCATGTGCTCCATGAAGGAACACACTGGCAGATGTTCCCCGTCCTGGCAGGCCTTGTCCTGCTGGTAGCCTGGCAACTGCTACCTGCAACTCGTCGAGCTGTACGTTATCCAGCAATGAAAAACCTGGTGGCCATTGCTTGTGCGCTGCTCTCCGTCACCACGTTTGGACTGCTCCTGATCGTGCCTATGTTTACGCTCCCGAAGCCAACGGGGCCCTATCCAGTAGGAACACGGATCCTCTATCTAAAAGATTCGAGCCGCACAGAAGATAAAGCAGAGAAACCCGGAACCGCCAGAGAACTAGTGGTGCAGCTGTGGTACCCAGCCGATCCGTCGAACAACCATCTGGCTGCCTACGAGAGAAGGTCTGAGACAATTCCACTCACCTCTTATCGAAGCGTCCTTTGGACTAACTCCAGGGAAGATGCCCCCGTGGCAACTCAAGGTGGTCCGTTTCACGTGTTGCTGTTCAATCATGGCTGGGCTGGAAGACGTACTCTGAATACGTTTCTGACCGAAGACCTTGCCAGCCATGGCTATGTAGTCGCTTCGATTGACCACACCTACAACGCCAGCCGGGTTGAGTTGCCCGGAGATCGCATCGTCGATGATACCGATGGAAGCAGCCTACTTGATACCAATCTTCATTCCGTTAGTGAAATTACTGAGACGTGGAATAAAGAGCTCAGCAAATGGGTGGCCGACGAGGTTTTTGTTCTCAACACGCTGCAGAGCGACAATCTGGATCAAGCGAGCCCTTGGTATGGTCGACTTGATACTCATCGAGCTGGTGCATTAGGCCATTCCTTCGGCGGTGCGGCAGCCGTGCAGATGTGTTCCGTAGACGCACGAATCCAATCCGCAATCAATATGGACGGCTGGACATTCGGAGATCTTCGACAGCGTGCGGCTAACCAGCCAACGATGTTCCTATACGGAATAGCAGGAAACTCGCCCTCGCCCCCACCAAATTCAGCAACGATGGGGCGTGCAGAACGCGCCGAAGCAGAACTAGACGCAACCGATCGCAATGAGGTCGATACAAGCCTCAGGCAATTTGGCGGGTACAAGGTGTCCATCAACAACACCGCACATATGGACTTTACAGATCATCCTCTCGTCAGTCCGTGGCGCAGATGGACACAACCCGATCATATTTCGCCGTCGCGTATAGAAACTATCGTTCGCGCCTACGTACTGGCTTTCTTCGATCAGACCATTCGAGAGACAAAGCCGGCTTTGCTCGAATCAGGGACGTCGAGTCCGTTTCGTGGAGTCAAGATAGAGCACTGGAGTTCAGAGTCTAAAGCGGCATCAGTCGAGACAGCTCTAAAGCCGCCCCTGCCTAAATAG